The window ATCAAGGTGTCGTCGGAGCTGATCCCGGAACAGCAGCAGCGCCAGAAGGCGGTGATCGAGCTGACCTCCGGCCGGCCGAATTTCGACGTCGTCCACGTCAGCTATCACGTGCAGAAACGACAGTTCGACAAGGCCGGCTGGCTCGCGGATTTCTCGGGCTTCATCAAGGACCCGAACCTCACCACCTCCGACCTGACCAAGAACGATTTCTCCGCGGCCGGGCAGACCTACGCCACCACGGCGCAGGGACAGTTGCGCTCGCTGCCGTGGTCGGTCGATTACTTCATGGTCTATTACAACAAGGAATTGTTCGCGAAGAAGAACCTGCCCTATCCCGACACGATCGAGGAGATGATCAAGGCCGCGGAAATCCTCAACGATCCCAAGGAAGGCATTTCCGGATTCGTCGGCCGCGGCTTGCGCAACGCCAACCTGCCGATGTGGGCCAGCATCTATCTCGGCTATGGCCTCGACTTCATCGACGACAAGGGCAACCTGCTCACCGACAGCCCGGAGGCGATCGAGGCCACCAAGCAGTATCAGTATCTGCTCACCAAGGCCGGCCCTCCCGGCGTCGCCGGCTTCAACTGGATGGAATGCCAGGCCGCCTTCATTCAGGGCCGCGCCGCCATGTGGCTCGACGGCATCGGCTGGGCGCCGCCGCTGGAAGACCCGACCCGCTCCCGTGTCGTCGGCAAGGTCGGCTACGGCCTGATCCCGAAGGGACCGAAGGTCCGGGCCTCGCCGACCTATGGCGACGGCATCGGCGTCGCCGAAACCAGCAAGAACAAGGAAGCCGCCTATCTCTACTGCGAATGGGCGGTGTCGAAGCTGATGGGTGCGCGGCTGCTGCAGGCCGGCGGCGGCGTGCCGTTCCGCAATTCGGTGATCGACGATCCCGCAACCCGCGCCGGCGTCAAGATGCCGAAGGAATGGCTGGACTGCGCGATCGAGTCGGCCAAGGTCAGCAAGCTCGGCCTGCCCGTGATCGTGCCGGTGGCGGAATTCCGCGACGTCATCGGCGCGGCGCTCACGGCCACATTGTCCGGCGCCGATCCCGCCACCGAGCTGAAGAAGGCCACCGAGCAGTTCAAGCCGATCCTGGAACGCAGCGAAAAGGCATGAGTCGTCTCACTTTAACCGGCGCGGCGGAGAAACCCGCCGCGCCTTCGTCGCCCAAAAGAGAATGGCGGCCGCCGACCTACTGGCCGTTCGTGCTGCCGGCGGTCATCGTGGTGGTCGGCATCATCATCTTCCCCTGGGTGTTCACCATCTGGATGAGCGGACAGGAATGGAAGGTCGGCCAGGCGCCGAGCTTCGTCGGCTTTTCGAACTATACGCGGATGCTGACCGACACCCGCTTCATCGAATCCGCGATCCACACCATCATCTACACCGGCCTCGCCGTGGTGCTGCCGCTGCTGCTGGGCACCATCGCCGCCTTGATTTTTCACAGCCGCTTTCCCGGCCGCGGGCTGCTGCGCGCGATCTTCGTGATGCCGATGATGGCGACGCCGGTGGCGATCGCTTTGGTCTGGACCATGATGTTTCATCCGCAGCTCGGCGTGATGAACTACCTGCTCTCGCTGGTGGGAATCCCCGCGCAGCTGTGGATCTTCCATCCGGCCACGGTGATCCCCTCTCTGGTGCTGGTGGAGACCTGGCAATGGACGCCGCTGGTGATGCTGATCCTGCTCGGCGGCCTCGCGGCGATCCCCACAGAGCCCTATGAGAGCGCGCAGATCGATGGCGCCACGCCGTGGCAGATGTTCCGCCACATCACGTTGCCGATGCTGGCGCCGTTCATGCTGGTGGCGGCGATGATCCGCACCATCGACGCCGTGAAAAGCTTCGACATCATCTTTGCGATGACGCAAGGCGGTCCCGGCACGGCGTCGGAGACCATCAACCTCTATCTCTATTCGGTGGCCTTCGTTTACTACGATGTCGGCTACGGCTCGGCGATCGCCATCGTCTTCTTCGCGCTGGTGGTCGGCCTGTCGGTGCTGCTGCTTTTCCTGCGCCGCCGCACCCAATGGATGGAAGCGGGGACAGCCGCATGATCCGCAATCCCTTGCAGAGTCTCGGCCTGCTGTTTGCCGCGGTCATGCTGGTGTCGCCCGCGATTTTGTTTTTCATCTGGATGCTGTCGCTGTCGCTGAAATTCGAGATCGACAACTCCGCCTATCCGCCGATCCTGATCCCCAGCCAGGTGACGTGGCAGAACTACGCCCAGGTGATCGAGTCCAACCGCTTCGGGCAGTATTTTCTCAACAGCCTGATCGTGACGGGATCGGCCACTTTGCTCGGCCTTGCCGTTGGCGTCCCCGCCGGCTACGGCATCGCGCGGATGAAGGCGATGAGATCCGCTTTCGTGGTTCTGATCGCGCGGATGACGCCCGGCCTGTCCTATCTGATCCCGCTGTTCCTGCTGTTTCAGTGGCTCGGCCTGATGGGCACGTTGCTGCCGCAGATCCTGATCCACCTCGTCATCACCGTGCCGATCGTGATCTACATCATGATCAGCTATTTCGAGACCACGCCGATGGAGCTGGAGGAAGCCGCCATCATCGATGGCGCCACCCGCTGGCAGGTGTTCCGCCACGTCGCGCTGCCGATCGCCAAGCCGGGCATCGCGGTGTCCTTCATCCTCGCGGTGATCTTCTCCTGGAACAACTTTGCGTTCGGCATCGTGCTGGCCGGCCGCGAGACCCGCACGCTGCCCGTCGCGGTCTACAACATGATCTCGTTCGATCAGCTGAGCTGGGGGCCGCTCGCCGCGGCGGCCTTGATCGTCACGCTGCCGGTGCTGTTGCTGACGATGTTCGCGCAGCGGCAGATCGTGGCTGGGCTGACCGCAGGTGCGGTGAAGTAGCGCTGGCCCCTCATGGTGAGGAGCGCGTCTTCGCGCGTCTCGAACCATGAGGATGCTCAGCTCATCCTTCGAGACGCCGCGCAAACGCGCGGCTCCTCAGGATGAGGGCCAGTTCAATTCGCCACTGCCAGCCGCTGCTGCTCATCCGGCGCACTCACCTCCGCCTGCGCGATCAGCCGCTTCAATTCGGGAATGCAGGAGCCGCAATTGGTGCCGGCCTTGAGCTGCGCGCCGATCGCGGCAGCCGAGCCCGCGCCCGCCGCGATGGCATCGCAGATCGTATTGCGGCCGATGCCGAAACATGCGCAGACGATCGGCCCCGCGCCAGCGTGACCATCGGCGGATTTTCCTGACAGCAGCATGCGGCGCTGCTCGTCACTGAGCGCGTCGGCAGCAAACAGCGCCTTGACGGCATCCCAATCGATTCCGTCCTGCGCCGGACCGATGAACAGGCAGGCCTCGATCCGGTCGTCGACAAACGACGCCGCGCGAAAAACACCGCGGCCGGCATCTTCGAACTCCGCCACGTCGTCGCCGAGCAGCGGCTGCAGCCACGACCGCCAACTCGCGAGATCTGAATTGTCCGCCAGCAGATAGCCGATGCCGCCGGTGACGGCGACACGCGCCCACCATGCCTGCTTCGGCAATGCGAGCGGCTTGCGTGACAGCACAAAGCCGCGCTGCGCGTAAGTGTGCGGCACGATCGAGACCGGCGTCGCCTTGTTCTCAGGCTGGCCGGAGAACGGATCGATGAACGGCGCCACCAGCGCCCCGACCCGTGCGGTGGAGGCGGTCTCGTCGTTCCAGTGGATCGGCGCGAACAGCATGCCGCGCTGCTGCCGCTCGCCCACGACCACCTTGAGAATGCAGTGGCCGTAGTCGGTAGCGAGGCGCGCATAGCCGCCATCGACGACACCGGCCTTCGCGGCATCGTCGGGATGGATTTCGACAAAGGGTTCCGGCAGATGCTGGCCGAGCCGCGGGCTCATGCCAGTGCGCGTCATGGTGTGCCACTGGTCGCGGACGCGGCCGGTGTTCAGCCGCAGCGGCCTCGCCGCGGAAACGTCGCTGCGCAGCGCCGGAACCTCCGGCGCGATGAAGCGTGCGCGGCGATCATGGGCGTAGAAACGCCCGTCGGCGAAGAAGCGCGCGCGCGGCTGCGCCGTGCCCTCGCGGACCGGCCACAGCACCGGCGCCATCGCGTCGAAAGCGTCGTCGGACACCTTCATCAGCCCGCCGATGTCGAAATCGCGGTTGCCGTTGTTTTCGAACGCCGAGAGGCTGGCGTGCTCGCGGAAGATATCCGCTGCGGAATTGTAAGAAAATGACGTGCCGAAGCCCAAACGCCTGGCGACCTCGCTGACGATCCACCAATCCGGCCTGGCTTCGCCGGGCGCTTTCAGGAAGGAACGCTGCCGCGACACCCGGCGCTCCGAATTCGTTACCGTTCCGGATTTCTCGCCCCAGGCCTGCGCCGGCAGCAGCACATGGGCGCCGGCGTTCACGGTGTCGTTGGACAGTACGTTCTCCGAGACCACGAACAGCTCGAGCTTCGCCATCGCCGCACGCACCGCATCGGCGTCGGGCAGCGACACCACCGGATTGGTACCCATCACCCACAACGCCTTGATCTCGCCGCGCGCGATCGCCTCGAACATCTGCACCGCCTTCAGCCCCTCATGGGTGGCGATGTGAGGCGCCTTCCAGAAGCGGCGGACGCGATCGATGTCCGGCGGCGTGAAGCCCATATGGGCGGCGAGCTGGTTGGCAAGGCCGCCGACCTCGCGGCCGCCCATGGCATTGGGCTGTCCGGTCAGCGAAAACGGTGACGCGCCGATCTTGCCGATCCGCCCGGTGGCGAGATGGCAATTGATAATGGCGTTGACCTTGTCGGTGCCCTGCGCCGACTGGTTGACGCCTTGGGAATACAGCGTGACCACGCGCGGCGTTTGCCGGAACATCTGGAAGAAGGTCGCGACGTCAGCTTCGGCAAGCCCCGTCGCCAGCGCGGTCGCGGCGACGCTGCCGGCGATGCTTTTCGCCCGTACCAGCGCCTCGTCAAATCCAGCCGTGTGCTGATCGATATAGTTTTGATCCAGCGCGCCATGCTCGGCGAGATGCGCGAACAGACCGCTGAACAAAGCCGTGTCGGTGCCGGGCTTCAGCCCGAGAAACAGATCGGCATCGCCTGAGGTGTCGGTGCGGCGCGGATCGATGACGACGATGCGGGCGCCGCGCTTTTGTTTGTTGGCCAGCATGCGCTGGAACAGCACCGGATGGCACCAGGCGGCGTTGGAGCCGACCAGCACCAGCAGATCGGCTTCGTCGAGATCCTCGTAGCAGCCGGGCACGGTGTCGGCGCCGAAGGCGCGGCGATGGCCGGCCACCGACGAGGCCATGCAAAGCCGCGAATTGGTGTCGACATTGGCACTGCCGATGAAGCCCTTCATCAGCTTGTTGGCGACGTAATAATCCTCGGTCAGCAGCTGCCCGGACAGATAGAACGCCACGGAGTCCGGCCCGTGCTCGGCAATGACCTGCCGAAAGCGATCCGCGACATGGTCGAGCGCGGTGTTCCACGCCACCTGCTGCATCGCACCGGTGCTGCTGCGGATCATCGGATGCAGCAGGCGCTCACTCAGGCCCAGCGTCTCGCCGAGCGCGGAGCCTTTCGAACACAGCCGTCCCAGATTGGCGGGATGCTCGGGATCGCCAGATATCGCCGCACCGCCGCTGCCATCCGGCGTCGCCAGCACACCGCAGCCGACGCCACAGTAGGGACAGGTGGTGCGGGTCGTGCGCAAAGCGGGATCGATGGCGGTCATCACGCCGCCTCGGCGAGCGAGCGGCCGAACATCATGTCGGCGCGAATGCCATCAACCGGCGCCGCGCTGCGGATCAATTCGAGATACCACAGCGCATCCTGGGTATCGCCAACCAGCACCGCGCCAGTGAGACGGCCATTGGCGATCACCAGCTTCTTGTAGGTACCGCGGCGGACATCGTTCAGCAGGATCGTCTCGCTGCCTTCGGCCGCCATGAAATCACCGGCGGAGAACACACTGACGCCGGACACTTTCAGGTTGGTGGCCAGCACGCTGCCAGTATAGGCCGCAGCGCCGCCGGCGAGATGCCGTGCCAGCACCTTCGCCTGTTCGTAAGCCGGCTCGACGAGGCCATAGCAGGTGCCGCGATGCTCGGCGCATTCGCCGAGCGCGAAGATATCTTCCGTGCCGGTCGCCATCTGATCGTTGACGACGATGCCGCGATTGACCGGGACGCCGGCGTCCTTTGCCAAGGAGATGTTGGGCCGAATGCCGGCGGCAAAGATCACCGCATCGGCGTCGAGTGTGCGGCCATCGGCCAGCTCGACGCTTTCGACATTCGTCTCGCCGTGAATTTTTGCGGTGTTGGCGTTGAGCAGGACGTTAACACCCTTGCGTTCGACCAGCGTCTTCAGCAGCGCCGCGGCAGAAGCATCGAGTTGTCGCTCCATCAAGCGATCCATCAGATGGATCAGCGTTACCGAGGCGCCGGCCTTGGCGAGGCCATAGGCCGCCTCAAGCCCGAGCAACCCGCCGCCGACCACAACGACGCGCTTCTTCTGCGCGGCGAGGTCAAGCAGCAGATCGACATCGCGGCTGTCGCGAAACGTATGCACGCCGGCGAGATCGCCGCCCGGCACCGGCAACCGCAGCGCCGACGAGCCCGTCGCCAGCACCAGCTTCGAAAACGCCACGCGCTTGCCGTTGGCGATCCTGACCTCGCGCGCGGCCATATCGATTTCCGTGGCCATCGAGCCATATTTCAAGGTCACGCCGCGGTCGCGCCACCAGGAGGCCGAGCGTAACTCGATCTCTTCGGAAGTCGCCTCGCCGGCCAGCACCGACGACAGCAGCACGCGATTGTAAGCGAGCCGCGGCTCGTCGCCGATCACGGCAATCGCATAGCGGCCGAGCGCGCATTTGGCGAGTTCGTCGACCAGCCGCGCCGCCGCCATTCCATTGCCAATGATCACCAGCGGCTCGCTCACGATAATTCCTTACTCGGCGGCTTGCGCGTTGTCGTAGGCTTCGGAAATCATGTAGCCGGACAGCGTGCCATAGGCCGCGGTCCAGGCTGCGGCGAGTTCGGGATTCCAGGCCTCGCCGAGCCCCTTCTCCAGCGTCCACAGCAGCGCCGCGCCGACGATCGGATAATGCGCGGCCTTGACGCCGTAGCCGACGTGCTTCTTCGCCAGCGCGCTGGCGGCGGGCAATACGGTTTCGAGTTTCGTCAGGCCGGTGACGACGACACCCAACGTCGCCATCAGCTTGCGGCGCTGCTCCGCCATGTCGCCGTGAAACATCGACCTTACCTGCGGGGCAACTTCGAATAACCGGTCGTAGAACAACACCGCAGCCTGGTCGGCGATCGGCGCGACTTTCGCAAAGCTTTCCTGAACCAATGTGATCTGTGACGGATTCATAGCAACTCTCCTCCTGTGTGAAGATGAGCCTGTGTGTCGCGCCGCGTGAACAAGGGTTCACCACGTGGACAAATGCGATGCGCGCTTATTGATAGGCCGCGGAAATCATTCGCGCGGAGAGGAAGGCGTAGACCTTCTGCCAGGCCTCTTCGACGTCCGGCGTCCAGTGCGGGCCGAGCCCCTGCTCCAGACTCCAGAACAGCG is drawn from Nitrobacteraceae bacterium AZCC 2146 and contains these coding sequences:
- a CDS encoding multiple sugar transport system substrate-binding protein (product_source=KO:K02027; cleavage_site_network=SignalP-noTM; cog=COG1653; ko=KO:K02027; pfam=PF01547; superfamily=53850) — protein: MAHFGPTRRALLKGTLATGALGLTGFPAFADPAWKKYAGTSIEANLIKGPRGELLQRHEKEFTELTGIKVSSELIPEQQQRQKAVIELTSGRPNFDVVHVSYHVQKRQFDKAGWLADFSGFIKDPNLTTSDLTKNDFSAAGQTYATTAQGQLRSLPWSVDYFMVYYNKELFAKKNLPYPDTIEEMIKAAEILNDPKEGISGFVGRGLRNANLPMWASIYLGYGLDFIDDKGNLLTDSPEAIEATKQYQYLLTKAGPPGVAGFNWMECQAAFIQGRAAMWLDGIGWAPPLEDPTRSRVVGKVGYGLIPKGPKVRASPTYGDGIGVAETSKNKEAAYLYCEWAVSKLMGARLLQAGGGVPFRNSVIDDPATRAGVKMPKEWLDCAIESAKVSKLGLPVIVPVAEFRDVIGAALTATLSGADPATELKKATEQFKPILERSEKA
- a CDS encoding multiple sugar transport system permease protein (product_source=KO:K02025; cath_funfam=1.10.3720.10; cog=COG1175; ko=KO:K02025; pfam=PF00528; superfamily=161098; transmembrane_helix_parts=Outside_1_26,TMhelix_27_49,Inside_50_85,TMhelix_86_108,Outside_109_117,TMhelix_118_140,Inside_141_146,TMhelix_147_166,Outside_167_180,TMhelix_181_203,Inside_204_215,TMhelix_216_238,Outside_239_277,TMhelix_278_300,Inside_301_313); translation: MSRLTLTGAAEKPAAPSSPKREWRPPTYWPFVLPAVIVVVGIIIFPWVFTIWMSGQEWKVGQAPSFVGFSNYTRMLTDTRFIESAIHTIIYTGLAVVLPLLLGTIAALIFHSRFPGRGLLRAIFVMPMMATPVAIALVWTMMFHPQLGVMNYLLSLVGIPAQLWIFHPATVIPSLVLVETWQWTPLVMLILLGGLAAIPTEPYESAQIDGATPWQMFRHITLPMLAPFMLVAAMIRTIDAVKSFDIIFAMTQGGPGTASETINLYLYSVAFVYYDVGYGSAIAIVFFALVVGLSVLLLFLRRRTQWMEAGTAA
- a CDS encoding multiple sugar transport system permease protein (product_source=KO:K02026; cath_funfam=1.10.3720.10; cog=COG0395; ko=KO:K02026; pfam=PF00528; superfamily=161098; transmembrane_helix_parts=Inside_1_8,TMhelix_9_31,Outside_32_72,TMhelix_73_95,Inside_96_106,TMhelix_107_129,Outside_130_138,TMhelix_139_158,Inside_159_191,TMhelix_192_214,Outside_215_233,TMhelix_234_256,Inside_257_271); protein product: MIRNPLQSLGLLFAAVMLVSPAILFFIWMLSLSLKFEIDNSAYPPILIPSQVTWQNYAQVIESNRFGQYFLNSLIVTGSATLLGLAVGVPAGYGIARMKAMRSAFVVLIARMTPGLSYLIPLFLLFQWLGLMGTLLPQILIHLVITVPIVIYIMISYFETTPMELEEAAIIDGATRWQVFRHVALPIAKPGIAVSFILAVIFSWNNFAFGIVLAGRETRTLPVAVYNMISFDQLSWGPLAAAALIVTLPVLLLTMFAQRQIVAGLTAGAVK
- a CDS encoding assimilatory nitrate reductase catalytic subunit (product_source=KO:K00372; cath_funfam=2.20.25.90,2.40.40.20,3.40.228.10,3.40.50.740; cog=COG0243,COG2906; ko=KO:K00372; pfam=PF00384,PF01568,PF04324,PF04879; superfamily=50692,53706), yielding MTAIDPALRTTRTTCPYCGVGCGVLATPDGSGGAAISGDPEHPANLGRLCSKGSALGETLGLSERLLHPMIRSSTGAMQQVAWNTALDHVADRFRQVIAEHGPDSVAFYLSGQLLTEDYYVANKLMKGFIGSANVDTNSRLCMASSVAGHRRAFGADTVPGCYEDLDEADLLVLVGSNAAWCHPVLFQRMLANKQKRGARIVVIDPRRTDTSGDADLFLGLKPGTDTALFSGLFAHLAEHGALDQNYIDQHTAGFDEALVRAKSIAGSVAATALATGLAEADVATFFQMFRQTPRVVTLYSQGVNQSAQGTDKVNAIINCHLATGRIGKIGASPFSLTGQPNAMGGREVGGLANQLAAHMGFTPPDIDRVRRFWKAPHIATHEGLKAVQMFEAIARGEIKALWVMGTNPVVSLPDADAVRAAMAKLELFVVSENVLSNDTVNAGAHVLLPAQAWGEKSGTVTNSERRVSRQRSFLKAPGEARPDWWIVSEVARRLGFGTSFSYNSAADIFREHASLSAFENNGNRDFDIGGLMKVSDDAFDAMAPVLWPVREGTAQPRARFFADGRFYAHDRRARFIAPEVPALRSDVSAARPLRLNTGRVRDQWHTMTRTGMSPRLGQHLPEPFVEIHPDDAAKAGVVDGGYARLATDYGHCILKVVVGERQQRGMLFAPIHWNDETASTARVGALVAPFIDPFSGQPENKATPVSIVPHTYAQRGFVLSRKPLALPKQAWWARVAVTGGIGYLLADNSDLASWRSWLQPLLGDDVAEFEDAGRGVFRAASFVDDRIEACLFIGPAQDGIDWDAVKALFAADALSDEQRRMLLSGKSADGHAGAGPIVCACFGIGRNTICDAIAAGAGSAAAIGAQLKAGTNCGSCIPELKRLIAQAEVSAPDEQQRLAVAN
- a CDS encoding nitrite reductase (NADH) large subunit (product_source=KO:K00362; cath_funfam=3.50.50.60; cog=COG1251; ko=KO:K00362; pfam=PF07992,PF18267; superfamily=51905,55424), which codes for MSEPLVIIGNGMAAARLVDELAKCALGRYAIAVIGDEPRLAYNRVLLSSVLAGEATSEEIELRSASWWRDRGVTLKYGSMATEIDMAAREVRIANGKRVAFSKLVLATGSSALRLPVPGGDLAGVHTFRDSRDVDLLLDLAAQKKRVVVVGGGLLGLEAAYGLAKAGASVTLIHLMDRLMERQLDASAAALLKTLVERKGVNVLLNANTAKIHGETNVESVELADGRTLDADAVIFAAGIRPNISLAKDAGVPVNRGIVVNDQMATGTEDIFALGECAEHRGTCYGLVEPAYEQAKVLARHLAGGAAAYTGSVLATNLKVSGVSVFSAGDFMAAEGSETILLNDVRRGTYKKLVIANGRLTGAVLVGDTQDALWYLELIRSAAPVDGIRADMMFGRSLAEAA
- a CDS encoding hemoglobin-like flavoprotein (product_source=COG1017; cath_funfam=1.10.490.10; cog=COG1017; pfam=PF00042; superfamily=46458) translates to MNPSQITLVQESFAKVAPIADQAAVLFYDRLFEVAPQVRSMFHGDMAEQRRKLMATLGVVVTGLTKLETVLPAASALAKKHVGYGVKAAHYPIVGAALLWTLEKGLGEAWNPELAAAWTAAYGTLSGYMISEAYDNAQAAE